From the genome of Anopheles funestus chromosome 2RL, idAnoFuneDA-416_04, whole genome shotgun sequence:
TCTGCTCTCGGTCACAATGCACCACCACAACTCCACCATTTAGACGTATCTTTCttctgcaaataaaaaaaacgacagcAACCAAATAtgtcacatacacacattgaATAACACAACAATGAGTAAGGTTCGTTATCGCACAATGTGGTACGGATGCACTACGGTTCCTGAAATTGGACCCGCCAGCACCCGGGAAACATTGTTTGAGAGCAAAGCAAAGCACacacaacaagcaaaaattCTTCCTTTAACTTCCACCTTCATCGGCCATTTTCCGCCTGTGCACAGAATCCAGTTAGCTGGCAAGTAGTGTCATCGTCGGATGGTGGCCGTACGGTAGGCCGTATGGTGCAGCGAAGAGCGTTTGACGGCGAAGACGTACTAGGGCTAAAGGTACGCGGTGGCCAAGTACTACCGAGCGATACCCGTGCAGCGCTCATCGAGCTGGAAAGTGCTCACATTAGGCCAGGTAATTATGCTCCCACCTCATCCTTCCCCTCTCGGCCCCACCACACGGTGTTAGGGGTTGCTAACTCTAGTGGAGTTTGAACTTATTACTAATAAGTAAAACACTATCAAACTCTGCAAATAGGTGGTTCAGGAAAaatcgtgtttgtttttgtttggtttaatgtttgatgaaatttttCGATCTGTTCGAATCTGCCCATTACGGTAAGGGGGATAAAAACAGCTTGCGAAGCGTACAAGTCCCCGTTACAGAAGCAAACTTACATGCCTTATATGCTTACGAAAATGCGCTGCTTTTCTTACTGTGATAGCTGTTACGTCCTATTTCGCTacgaataaaaatttacttccAAATTTCGGATTCGGATTTTCCGATTTTCCTTGCGAAGCATTCAGTTTTTTCGCCTTTGGTTTtccatgtttattttttcacattttcgttACCTACCCCTTTTATTATGTTCTGTGTCCGTTTcgtgtccattttttttctttaacgttACGCTTTGTTTCATCCGCTGTACCGTCCGCTTACCGAACGAATTTGGTaaagcgtttttctttttgttttggcaaaaATATTTGCTCGCAAAACTACGTTAATAACCCACGTTCCAAACCTTCCAAAAACCTGCCTGTAGAAAATTACGATCGACGCGATAAACCGAGCGTGCTGGTAACCTCGCCAGGATCGCCCGATTTGCACAGCGTGCGAAACTACTCCAGCTCCCGGTACAGCAACCGGTTGGCACCGGCCGGTACGGTAACGCAGGAAAATAGCGTCGGTGGCCGGGTACAGATAAAGCTAGGGTTCGAACCGAGCTCGCTACAGCTGATCGTTACCATCCTCTGCGCCAATGGTCTTGTTCCGCGCGGAAACGGTGCGGCACGTAACCCGTACGTTAAGGTAAGGTACCCAAAAACCCCGTGCGAACGGATGGGGCTATTCATCTGCTTTCCTATCGTGCTTctcgtttggtttgtttttttttccggtttggggtggtttttctttttcgtttgcgAGCGGGATTTTCGGGGGtggatttatttcttttccacgaTCTACTCTTGcatatgcacacacacgcaaaaacaacaactgttACATTGTACGCCTACAGATCTGTCTGCTGCCGGATCGAAGTGAAAAATCGAAACGACGCACCAAAACGTTAGCCCTCACGAACGACCCTCGCTGGGGTCAAACGTTCGTTTACGAAGGTTTAAGAAGGGCCGATCTGAACAACCGTCTGTTTGAGGTAAGTCACCATGACCATGCGTCGATATGGCGGCACGGAAGACACTTATgcatttgccattttgtttcagGTAACGGTGTGGGACTATGTCCGTTACGGTGCGAACGATTTTCTTGGCGAAGTCATAATCGATCTTTCAACGCACCCGCTGGACGATGAGGCGGAATGGTACATTCTACAGCCGCATCAGGACACCCTGCGAGATACTGTACGTATTTGCGGGACTGCGGATCTGCGATCCGTTCCGTTCGTTAGCACACCGTACTGAACCATTTCCAACACCCTTTTCCCACCACGcgaattggtttttgtttgtttggaccaccattttgtttttgttacactCTGTTACTTTCATACGAGTTAATTATTCTTAACAAACCTTCTATAGAGCGTTCTGCtttgataaagtttttttttcttttaatgcaattcttatttaaaaaattttaccTATTAAATACAAactatacacacacgcacacggtgttacattgtttgtttggttttcttgATATTTCTCAGTTATTTAGTGACAGTTTGTTGTAAAGTacaattgttttacatttttccagTTTAATTCTTCATTTGTTTCCTCTTCTCTTTATCTCTTTCGCTCACTACCGTTTTACATCTCGCTCTTTCTTCTctattctctttctcttttcggTGTTTGCATTTACCGAAAAAGGACATTTTCATTCGAAAAACTACTGCTTTCTTTTCTATAATCTTAATtagcaaaatatttgtaaaaccaGAGCTAAATTTTAATGGTTACCTCTTGTAAaaatgatacttttttttcgattgcaaaacaaaaaaaaaaaaccaacaacaaaaacattacattttcGCTTTCTGCCAGATTTTTTACGTCCGTCATCATCGTAGACGCTTGCCTACTATGGCTTCTATTGCGTTCTCTGTACACATTTGGTTaatattttgtgtttcttgtatttgtattttgccttttcctgtccaagaaatttgttttaaaattaagctTATGGTTATAACACGTAGCAAATCATTTACAACACCCGTCTTGAGTGAGTAATGGGATGAaaggcaagcaaaaaaaaatccccaaaaacaaggaaacaatAATTGTGGGTAAAGTTGTGCCCCAAAGAAGAGGCAATTCCACGTCTCCTTGAGGTGttatgtttccttcctttagTACCATCAAAGAGGTTAATCGGTTGAAGCGCTCGGTTTCAGTTCTAGTGaatttcgtttccatttaATTTGGCTTTCCAATAACAAcagatcaaaaacaaaacaattcaactACATACTGTACGGACAATGTAGGAGTATGTAAaacatttcgcaaaaaaaaaaacaaatcacgaCTCTTATCATCAtccatagtttttttttctctcaaaaaCAAGGCAAGCAACCATTTACCCCACTCCACAATGCAACAGAAAgaagcgaacgaacgaaatacaaaacaaaacatccctTTCCCCCGcccttcgaaaaaaaaacgcaaaacaatcattacatttttcacaatatCTATTCGTAGTTGCGTAGAGACGATAAAGAACCTGGCAACGAATTGGATATGATATTGACCCCGACCGATCATTTATCGCCGCCGAGTACGACCTCACGATTGAGTGACTCTGATACGACATCCGAATGCGATATAGATGGTTTGATGACCGGACGTGACGGCGCTAGTGTATCATCCTTAGGCAGCTCATCTAGTCCTCCGCCAGAGGTAAACGCATAACCTTCACAATGCTTCCctcagtacaaaaaaaaaacaaaaccaaaaaccgttTTAATCACCGTGTGCCACATCTTAActgcatcaaaaaaaaaatgggggaTATACAATATGTAAGACTGTCCACTAGCAAaagcagcaaagcaaaaaaaaaagcactaaCATTAACGCACAAAGAATGCatacaagcgaaaaaaaaacgagaggaaaacaattgtttagtatttttgttttcaaaatattaagtCATTTTTACAAAGTATGAGTGTACATATCGATCAAAGATTCacgttaaattttataattcttCTTGGGTTTAGTTATTAACATCTAGCAGGACAATAATTTCAACCGTTTCGTATTATACTTTCTGTCattgatgtgttttgttttatttcttttgattttcaGCAACATTCGAACATGGTCGGATTAAAATGTGAAATGTGAAAGTCAAGTTATTATTTACGTTGTTTTACCATTTATTTGGCGCCGGAAAGTTTAATGACGCAAACACGCTTCATGGCTGGTGTTGTAattgagaaataaataatgcgAACTTTATACGTATCTCTAAACAGCTGTTTACCGTTTGATAGTATGTATAGCACATAACTTCATGGTAAACAGCGCTCCTTTTATTATGCTTGGCAAACAttacagctttttttcttttttggtttttgttgcttttgttccaTTGAACTTATTAATACACCCAGTTGGGGAAATGAAGATTTTGCTATATATAGGACTATACACATTATAGCTAATTATTGTTCCTAGAGCATTTACCGTTTACGTTAGACCGTTTTTGgccaattgtttttgttttagctgTTCTACAAACTTGTTTCATTTCGCTATTTTCATCCTTCTCTTTCACTGTTCTCtattactctctctctctctctcttgttaaCTTGCTTTACTTTGGTCTCTTCCTTCCgcttgtttcttgtttctttttttgtattattcctTCTATTTATAGTTCTCTACCTTCTTTACTATGTTTGTTACAATTTGTTGTTCTATCTTACTGACCTAGTACTAAACCCCTACAGCTACCTAACCTTTGGCTTCGGTTTTGATTTGGTTATATAGTTTTCTGAAATGGGTATGTTTTGCCGATGTTCTGCCCGGCTTCGATACCCACTAGCTGATTGTATCGATGCTTGATGCTCAAAACTCTGTTAGTTTGTCTCTTTAACGAAATATTTGTAGTTCAGTAGATCGTATCGTTAACGGCGGTTACCAGTAATCAGGTCGCCTCATCGAAACACCGGAGATGCGCTGCGATGCGTTTCACATTCgtacagcaaaacacacacacacaaacacccccCCCCGTACAAGACATATCGCTCACGTCGTTACATCGGTCACACATCAATCCTAAACCTTTCGCGCAGATACACACTGTACAGAGGACACCAGCTTGTCATCGGTACAAGGCGGCGAACTAGGCGACCATTTTACGTCCAGAGTAGTTGTTCCACAGATCACAGACCATTTTatcatgaacaaaaaaaaacatcactcTTTTTCAGCACTATATTTAAACACGTGACAAGCATTTTCAGAAAACCGAAATGGACTAACTAACTAACTTTACAATTTTACttgcttttttccctccattttatttgtttcgtttcgaatCTCTTGTTTGCAATTGTCGGTGTCGTGCCGTAACGCGCCATGAAGGTCGATCTGCAGGACAGACGATCTCGAAGGGATATGTCCCCGCAAGGTAGGAAACGAGCAGCTGGCATGGTAGCGAAGGACTATCGCACAGTTTCTGGTGTTGGACAGGGATTTCACAACCAGATGAGTGCAGAGGTACGTGTGAGCTGGGGATGTGTGTCGACTGGACACGTGGCACGTGTGGACATTAATATACCTTCCCATCCCTGCACAGGCATCGTCGGCGTACAGGCGCAACGGTACGATGGCGTTGAATCAGCGAAGCCAATCGGCGGCACCGAGCGACAACTATCGGGACGATCGGCGGGACTCGTTATCGCCACAAGATGATAGATATACAGAATATCCAGTTCTTCCATTGCATCAGTATGCGCCAAGATTTCAATCACGATCAGCGACAGCGACACCAACCGGTTCACCGAAGAAACGACAATTACCACAAGTACCTCACATGTCACGGAATGCAGCAATACGGGAGCGGTTCATTCAGGACTTTGAGGAGCGCAGCGGTGGTCGATTCGCGCGGCATCGTGGCCGCCAGAGCCACCATCAGCCGACGTACCGTAGCACTGGGATGGGAGGTATGTACCATCATTCGGATCAATCTGACTCTACTTGAGGCGATGGCGATGCATTACTCCATATTACGCCCTCTTTCAGGCTGGGAACGACACTACTCCGGACTATCCGACAGTGACTTGACGACGCATTCGTTAGAGAGTAGAATTAGGCCAAGACACTCGCTATCTCCGGATAAGGATTTTATGGGTGACTTTGGTGATTCCGACATGGAATCGGTAGTTAGTGTTACTTCAAGTGCTTTCTCAACCCAATCGGAGCGACCGCGCGGATCGAAAGGGATCAGGTAAGTTTGGCGGGACTGGTTCGTAACACGCACAACAACATCACGGTGCAACTTCGAATCAACCGGGCGGGTTATGACGGATCCACGATACGCTTTACGTatggcttttttgttgttgtatggaCCAACTCCCATTTGAAGGACACATCAAAATCGCCGACTTCAGCACCGAAGCCTACCGACGGGATGGGCCACAACGTCACTGTGCGCGCTGCCGAGTGAGTACTCGGCCGGGCAGCCGGCAAGCGATCAATCGGGCATCATTCCGGTATTGTCGGACGTAACGCAGCCCGCAATCATACCTCCGAAACCGGAGTTTGAACCGCAACCTGCTGCTTGTAGTGTCGTTGGTCCTAACGTAGTTGGTAACGCTAGTGTCTGTAGCAGTTTCGCTTCCGGATCCCCTATACCCTTAGGCGTTCCGATCAACTCATTACGGTCCGATCCAATACCGATTTCTCCCGCACCACCCGATAAGCCTGTTGCGGGGATGGGCGGTAGTTATGGTCCTACTCCGGTCACGCATGGAGGTTCCATGCCGGATGGATACTTTAACGAGCAGTGCATTACACTGCAACCGGATTGTGGTACTATGCCGAACTTTCCCATGAACCCGGCTAATGAAAATATTAGAAGTACTTCGATTAATCTCGCTTCGTGCCCGCAGGGTAATCAATTTAACGCAACTTCGTTTGAGTTTCAATCTGGTTCGCTACCAACCGAGCATTATTTTGGCCGTGCTAGAGCACCTCCGGTTGGTGGTGTATCGATGGATCCTATTATGACATCCTCGATGCACGCGGGCGATGGAACTGGTGCTGTTGATTATGATCAGTGCGCTCCACCGATTGGTCGGCGCCCGTCGTACGCAATGCGCTCTAATACGTCGGAACCGAATCTTAATTCAATGATCATGCGACGCCTTTCCAACCGATCGATGGAGCAACAGCATGCATTTGGGTACGGGCAACCGCGCAATCAGATGATATCCATCTCGAATCGTTACCATCCACAGTCGCATGCAACCGTCGGTAGAGGATCCGGTACCGATCCTGTTATGAAGTATCCTCCACCGCCGGTAGCAACTAATCAGATAATTTTGAAATCATCCTATTCCGATCAGAATCTTCATAATAGCATCGTGTACGAACCGGGTGGTATGGGTGGTTCTGGTGGGCAGAATATTTGCATTTCCAACAAGAATGTGTACGATCCGAATACTGGTTATCAGAATCAAACAATCACTTGCATTAGTAATAGTAGGGAAAATCTGGGCGAAAGCAATATACGATACACCAGCAATCCGGAAGGGACGGTGTGTGAGATCAATGCACCGGATGTACAGTTCCGCAGTTCGCGTACATCAAACATATTCGAAGATGTTGCAATGCCCTCGGACCAGGGAAGAATTCCCCTGGCCGAGGCACTGTCTGTGAGTCTGCCTATCGCGACAGGCGAACCTGCGTACGGTGTAAGCGATCTGGAGATACATCCCGATCGAATGCCTGGCAAACCGATCGAAGTTCTTAAATCCCCGAGTGAGTATCACTATTCGGCCTACCAGAAGAAACCGTGCGAAGACGCATACATGGTTAGCAGTGGCGTACACGGTAAGCCGGAAAAAATCGCCCGCTCCCATTCACTGATCGCTCAGGATCAAATAATAGACATTGAGTATGACTCGGATACGGGTTGGAAGACAAAAAGTGTCCGTAAAAATGTGTTTGCAAGCAGTTTTGAGGAGAAGGTTTACAGAAAACGTACCCGATCGCTGGGCGGTGGCAATAGTGAGGATGAGCCACAGGAACGGCGAGATAGTTACGGCGATACGAAGAAGGCTGCTCCAGTCCAGGGTAGGAAAAGTAGGAGCGGTTCCAAGAGCAGTCTAGATCGTAGCAATTTGACGTTGAATATAGTGAAAAATGTTGATGAAGAATCTACGCCTAGTAAGAAAAGTGAAATAGACAAGACTAGAAAGGTATCGAAATCCGGGGCAGCtaagcaaacagaaaaagtTAATCCTGTTGCTACTGACTCTAAGAAGGAGAAAGAAACGAgtaaaactaccaaaacaaattcaacatCGAAACCTTCCACGATGGTAAAATCGAAATCGACCACTAGTACGGCCACACCGAAAAAAGGCACGAAAAGTCCAGCAAAGACCGGTACCGGTGGTGGTTCGGTAAAGAAAGCTGGCTCACTGAAAGGGAAACAGTCCAAGGTGGGATCTTCCACTTCGGTAGCAAGTAGCTCGAAAGCGAAGGTTACGGAGAAGCCCAACTTTAAGGAGATCGATACGAAAACATCGAAATCCAAACTTGTTACTAAAAAAAGTGACAGCAAAGGTCGTGTGGATGAGATCAAGTCCGAATCGACCGTGCTGTACAGTAGTTCCGAATCGATTAAATCGATTATTGACGAGGTGCGTATGGAATTGCTGCAGAAGCCAAAATCGACAGTTTATTTAAGTGACGAAAGTCCAACCGTCCTAAACCGCAGCCATTCGTTTAGTGACGGTGAGCTTAACTGCAGCAAACGCATCCAGGATTGTTACGACACGTACGAGTTTGTGGACGGTCGTAAGCATTATCTGCTGAAGGATGATCGTTTGAAGCAACGGCTCACTGATCGGTACGATCGTGAAAGGGCTGTCGGGTACGAACGAAGTTCCGATAGGCGCCGCGATGATGGAGAGTATGAGCGTAAGGGTCGTCGAATGGTACCGGACGGCGAAGAAGATAATCCATGCCGACGGCcggaaatgtttcaaaagtGTACGTCGCGTAGCTCTAGTCTTGTGTCGAACGAGGGTGGTGAGATAAAGCTTAGACGTAAGGTTTATCACAGTGACGATAGTGCGGAAGACGATGAGGATGACGATGGGGAGGAGGAAGAGGGCGATGATGAGGTGTTTGAAAGTTCTTTCTCTCGGGGCAGGAACTCGTCGTTTAATGGGAAATCTTCGTTGAAGCGTAGGGCAAGGTATGACACAAGGCGCACCAGTAGCCTGGAGGGTTTGGATCAGTTTCTTGCCAATTTGCAGGATCGAGACCGGCACGGTGGTCGTACGAGAACGTACGAAAGTAGCAAAAGTGACAGTGCGCGGCACAGCTCCGTCAGCATTAACGAAAAGCCCGAGTACTTTGAGTACA
Proteins encoded in this window:
- the LOC125760986 gene encoding regulating synaptic membrane exocytosis protein 2 isoform X4, producing the protein MDDMPDLSHLTQEERAIIEGVMMRQKQEEERENEIMRRKQDEVATLVDSIRQKSEQQKKAGVELEATCHICLKTKFADGIGHICHYCNIRCCAKCGGKVTLRNNKVIWVCIVCRKKQELLSKTGQWMNKSTSPDGVIRRQEGDPRTLPQTMLDPLDPSDKRPKLERARSAAEKENNPMQRANSQLRRQYSQQDPPTRRLSQSDGSGMDMMMSPGHHQQQMGRMQQMGHGQVGMYGGRSGGQQGVGYGGSYGQHSQLPQPPMQHGGGGGPYGGQHGMTPQVHITHAGGGGGGSMGGYGHDDPSYYQSEIEDLMRTHPHLVHPRQQQHYAESLQSSSAHGSGGLGGMGGVGVGGVHLPPEPTKSHKRPLGGPYLPQQRSFSSSDEDIRSTPEFEAGHQRQYFDNHTRLNANLTDYRATKLDVQQRNSYNRTNHNRYQSPSQSTQHPSHPYHYQPSPDPIGREYHQQQPLPQVVVGESTIASTAYDSINHHHQPHQHHQSLHHPTGTVAPSPATIPQGLHGGSSGSSSSSQHHPYQQQHHHQPQHQQHHHQCNSSSSGGSSHSTTGHHPVAQNSHTRYGTSPAATEQPDPYWDEPADSRRFTERRKKTVRFDGQDSDDWSRWESERQGSQDSATKDSGIDTSSTFTSSEDSNRGDGPKNPVSWQVVSSSDGGRTVGRMVQRRAFDGEDVLGLKVRGGQVLPSDTRAALIELESAHIRPENYDRRDKPSVLVTSPGSPDLHSVRNYSSSRYSNRLAPAGTVTQENSVGGRVQIKLGFEPSSLQLIVTILCANGLVPRGNGAARNPYVKICLLPDRSEKSKRRTKTLALTNDPRWGQTFVYEGLRRADLNNRLFEVTVWDYVRYGANDFLGEVIIDLSTHPLDDEAEWYILQPHQDTLRDTLRRDDKEPGNELDMILTPTDHLSPPSTTSRLSDSDTTSECDIDGLMTGRDGASVSSLGSSSSPPPEVDLQDRRSRRDMSPQGRKRAAGMVAKDYRTVSGVGQGFHNQMSAEASSAYRRNGTMALNQRSQSAAPSDNYRDDRRDSLSPQDDRYTEYPVLPLHQYAPRFQSRSATATPTGSPKKRQLPQVPHMSRNAAIRERFIQDFEERSGGRFARHRGRQSHHQPTYRSTGMGGWERHYSGLSDSDLTTHSLESRIRPRHSLSPDKDFMGDFGDSDMESVVSVTSSAFSTQSERPRGSKGIRTHQNRRLQHRSLPTGWATTSLCALPSEYSAGQPASDQSGIIPVLSDVTQPAIIPPKPEFEPQPAACSVVGPNVVGNASVCSSFASGSPIPLGVPINSLRSDPIPISPAPPDKPVAGMGGSYGPTPVTHGGSMPDGYFNEQCITLQPDCGTMPNFPMNPANENIRSTSINLASCPQGNQFNATSFEFQSGSLPTEHYFGRARAPPVGGVSMDPIMTSSMHAGDGTGAVDYDQCAPPIGRRPSYAMRSNTSEPNLNSMIMRRLSNRSMEQQHAFGYGQPRNQMISISNRYHPQSHATVGRGSGTDPVMKYPPPPVATNQIILKSSYSDQNLHNSIVYEPGGMGGSGGQNICISNKNVYDPNTGYQNQTITCISNSRENLGESNIRYTSNPEGTVCEINAPDVQFRSSRTSNIFEDVAMPSDQGRIPLAEALSVSLPIATGEPAYGVSDLEIHPDRMPGKPIEVLKSPSEYHYSAYQKKPCEDAYMVSSGVHGKPEKIARSHSLIAQDQIIDIEYDSDTGWKTKSVRKNVFASSFEEKVYRKRTRSLGGGNSEDEPQERRDSYGDTKKAAPVQGRKSRSGSKSSLDRSNLTLNIVKNVDEESTPSKKSEIDKTRKVSKSGAAKQTEKVNPVATDSKKEKETSKTTKTNSTSKPSTMVKSKSTTSTATPKKGTKSPAKTGTGGGSVKKAGSLKGKQSKVGSSTSVASSSKAKVTEKPNFKEIDTKTSKSKLVTKKSDSKGRVDEIKSESTVLYSSSESIKSIIDEVRMELLQKPKSTVYLSDESPTVLNRSHSFSDGELNCSKRIQDCYDTYEFVDGRKHYLLKDDRLKQRLTDRYDRERAVGYERSSDRRRDDGEYERKGRRMVPDGEEDNPCRRPEMFQKCTSRSSSLVSNEGGEIKLRRKVYHSDDSAEDDEDDDGEEEEGDDEVFESSFSRGRNSSFNGKSSLKRRARYDTRRTSSLEGLDQFLANLQDRDRHGGRTRTYESSKSDSARHSSVSINEKPEYFEYTKSPSSPYCTNSSGRSASSRKTANYASTLSSNKSSNGVALLQTVPKRPSMKKSSNMAADDGGRGNAGTRSRSHDRHGNRSGSPSAASGPVEQSQRRARSSHSDYDVRGRSRYGGHNGGRDAYRQRDRERDRDRNSSDQERDRDLSDREQRESRERGELDQSLSNTEGTPEDKIDGSLSDTAVIQSLDARRKLDQRSPKSETPTRDRDRFGTGMGIKSNSTSQLSATDEKGRKRRMGFGKRGKNSFTVHRSEEVLPGEVRGGGLSRGSSASSDGEGSADGDRWSPSLRVAGDTGPLSDFIDGLGPGQLVGRQVLGAPALGDIQLSMCYQKGSLEVEVIRARGLQARPGSKVLPAPYVKVYLVSGKKCIEKAKTTTARKTLDPLYQQQLVFREPFAGCILQVTVWGDYGRMEGKKVFMGVAQIMLDNLNLSHIVIGWYKLFGTTSL
- the LOC125760986 gene encoding regulating synaptic membrane exocytosis protein 2 isoform X3 encodes the protein MDDMPDLSHLTQEERAIIEGVMMRQKQEEERENEIMRRKQDEVATLVDSIRQKSEQQKKAGVELEATCHICLKTKFADGIGHICHYCNIRCCAKCGGKVTLRNNKVIWVCIVCRKKQELLSKTGQWMNKSTSPDGVIRRQEGDPRTLPQTMLDPLDPSDKRPKLERARSAAEKENNPMQRANSQLRRQYSQQDPPTRRLSQSDGSGMDMMMSPGHHQQQMGRMQQMGHGQVGMYGGRSGGQQGVGYGGSYGQHSQLPQPPMQHGGGGGPYGGQHGMTPQVHITHAGGGGGGSMGGYGHDDPSYYQSEIEDLMRTHPHLVHPRQQQHYAESLQSSSAHGSGGLGGMGGVGVGGVHLPPEPTKSHKRPLGGPYLPQQRSFSSSDEDIRSTPEFEAGHQRQYFDNHTRLNANLTDYRATKLDVQQRNSYNRTNHNRYQSPSQSTQHPSHPYHYQPSPDPIGREYHQQQPLPQVVVGESTIASTAYDSINHHHQPHQHHQSLHHPTGTVAPSPATIPQGLHGGSSGSSSSSQHHPYQQQHHHQPQHQQHHHQCNSSSSGGSSHSTTGHHPVAQNSHTRYGTSPAATEQPDPYWDEPADSRRFTERRKKTVRFDGQDSDDWSRWESERQGSQDSATKDSGIDTSSTFTSSEDSNRGDGPKNPVSWQVVSSSDGGRTVGRMVQRRAFDGEDVLGLKVRGGQVLPSDTRAALIELESAHIRPENYDRRDKPSVLVTSPGSPDLHSVRNYSSSRYSNRLAPAGTVTQENSVGGRVQIKLGFEPSSLQLIVTILCANGLVPRGNGAARNPYVKICLLPDRSEKSKRRTKTLALTNDPRWGQTFVYEGLRRADLNNRLFEVTVWDYVRYGANDFLGEVIIDLSTHPLDDEAEWYILQPHQDTLRDTLRRDDKEPGNELDMILTPTDHLSPPSTTSRLSDSDTTSECDIDGLMTGRDGASVSSLGSSSSPPPEVDLQDRRSRRDMSPQGRKRAAGMVAKDYRTVSGVGQGFHNQMSAEASSAYRRNGTMALNQRSQSAAPSDNYRDDRRDSLSPQDDRYTEYPVLPLHQYAPRFQSRSATATPTGSPKKRQLPQVPHMSRNAAIRERFIQDFEERSGGRFARHRGRQSHHQPTYRSTGMGGWERHYSGLSDSDLTTHSLESRIRPRHSLSPDKDFMGDFGDSDMESVVSVTSSAFSTQSERPRGSKGIRTHQNRRLQHRSLPTGWATTSLCALPSEYSAGQPASDQSGIIPVLSDVTQPAIIPPKPEFEPQPAACSVVGPNVVGNASVCSSFASGSPIPLGVPINSLRSDPIPISPAPPDKPVAGMGGSYGPTPVTHGGSMPDGYFNEQCITLQPDCGTMPNFPMNPANENIRSTSINLASCPQGNQFNATSFEFQSGSLPTEHYFGRARAPPVGGVSMDPIMTSSMHAGDGTGAVDYDQCAPPIGRRPSYAMRSNTSEPNLNSMIMRRLSNRSMEQQHAFGYGQPRNQMISISNRYHPQSHATVGRGSGTDPVMKYPPPPVATNQIILKSSYSDQNLHNSIVYEPGGMGGSGGQNICISNKNVYDPNTGYQNQTITCISNSRENLGESNIRYTSNPEGTVCEINAPDVQFRSSRTSNIFEDVAMPSDQGRIPLAEALSVSLPIATGEPAYGVSDLEIHPDRMPGKPIEVLKSPSEYHYSAYQKKPCEDAYMVSSGVHGKPEKIARSHSLIAQDQIIDIEYDSDTGWKTKSVRKNVFASSFEEKVYRKRTRSLGGGNSEDEPQERRDSYGDTKKAAPVQGRKSRSGSKSSLDRSNLTLNIVKNVDEESTPSKKSEIDKTRKVSKSGAAKQTEKVNPVATDSKKEKETSKTTKTNSTSKPSTMVKSKSTTSTATPKKGTKSPAKTGTGGGSVKKAGSLKGKQSKVGSSTSVASSSKAKVTEKPNFKEIDTKTSKSKLVTKKSDSKGRVDEIKSESTVLYSSSESIKSIIDEVRMELLQKPKSTVYLSDESPTVLNRSHSFSDGELNCSKRIQDCYDTYEFVDGRKHYLLKDDRLKQRLTDRYDRERAVGYERSSDRRRDDGEYERKGRRMVPDGEEDNPCRRPEMFQKCTSRSSSLVSNEGGEIKLRRKVYHSDDSAEDDEDDDGEEEEGDDEVFESSFSRGRNSSFNGKSSLKRRARYDTRRTSSLEGLDQFLANLQDRDRHGGRTRTYESSKSDSARHSSVSINEKPEYFEYTKSPSSPYCTNSSGRSASSRKTANYASTLSSNKSSNGVALLQTVPKRPSMKKSSNMAADDGGRGNAGTRSRSHDRHGNRSGSPSAASGPVEQSQRRARSSHSDYDVRGRSRYGGHNGGRDAYRQRDRERDRDRNSSDQERDRDLSDREQRESRERGELDQSLSNTEGTPEDKIDGSLSDTAVIQSLDARRKLDQRSPKSETPTRDRDRFGTGMGIKSNSTSQLSATGRKRRMGFGKRGKNSFTVHRSEEVLPGEVRGGGLSRGSSASSDGEGSADGDRWSPSLRVAGDTGPLSDFIDGLGPGQLVGRQVLGAPALGDIQLSMCYQKGSLEVEVIRARGLQARPGSKVLPAPYVKVYLVSGKKCIEKAKTTTARKTLDPLYQQQLVFREPFAGCILQVTVWGDYGRMEGKKVFMGVAQIMLDNLNLSHIVIGWYKLFGTTSLVSGPPSLGLSRRSSIASLDSLKL